One Parachlamydia sp. AcF125 DNA segment encodes these proteins:
- the nuoL gene encoding NADH-quinone oxidoreductase subunit L encodes MPYAILIGLFLPLVGFFVLMCSSGCVGRRLAGIIACTTLFISFFCFSSAVYHYVQTDLQPFNIELYRWISIEKVQADFSLHIDSISLLMTLIITGIGFLIHLYSIGYMEHDHDYARYFACLNLFVFAMLLLVLSANLLLLFMGWEGVGVASYLLIGFWYESPPAAAAAKKAFVVNRIGDLGLLLGLLLTFYLFGTSDVTAISNRVSQGFLVGAPLLSVLTLLYFVGAIGKSAQLPLHVWLPDAMEGPTPVSALIHAATMVTAGVYLVVRLRHVFLATPDTLHLVGYVGATTALFAALCALAQHDLKRVLAYSTVSQLGYMFLACGTGAFYAALFHLTTHAFVKALLFLSAGNVVHRMQGSTDMRKMGGLYKVLPKTDLFFLIGVLALSGIPPLSAFFSKDLILEKGYLSGFKKLFYVGWLTSLLTAFYLTRAYVLAFRGKMSVEAKALKTIKEAPAVMIWPVALLALLSIFGGFLGFGVGEPALLEHFLAGHDPSMEEEVLHTNLFRSFETWLSIIGGILSVGAAVFAYTRYSEQLKKTLPLFNKAFYVDTLYERSLVRPLKVLAQSTTRFFEPLVFGGSIKILSGGVQRGAGYLQKIQSGQIRSYVAWMVIGIVILVFYLGF; translated from the coding sequence ATGCCCTATGCCATTTTGATCGGACTTTTTTTACCATTAGTTGGCTTTTTTGTGCTGATGTGTTCCTCTGGCTGCGTGGGGCGCCGTTTGGCAGGGATAATAGCTTGTACGACCCTGTTCATTTCTTTTTTTTGTTTTTCAAGCGCCGTTTACCACTATGTACAAACAGACTTGCAACCTTTTAATATTGAGCTATATCGATGGATCTCTATAGAAAAAGTTCAAGCAGATTTTTCTTTGCACATAGATTCTATCTCCCTCTTAATGACCTTAATTATTACAGGGATAGGGTTTTTAATTCATCTGTACTCGATCGGCTATATGGAGCACGACCACGATTATGCGCGCTATTTTGCCTGCTTAAATCTTTTCGTATTTGCCATGCTGTTGTTAGTTTTGTCGGCAAACCTCCTCCTGTTGTTTATGGGTTGGGAAGGGGTAGGGGTGGCTTCTTACCTTTTGATTGGATTTTGGTATGAAAGCCCTCCAGCTGCTGCTGCGGCCAAAAAAGCCTTTGTGGTGAATAGAATTGGAGATTTAGGTTTATTACTTGGGCTATTATTGACCTTTTATCTTTTTGGAACAAGTGATGTTACGGCAATTTCTAATCGGGTCTCCCAAGGATTTTTGGTAGGAGCCCCCCTTTTATCCGTTTTGACTTTGTTATATTTCGTTGGAGCTATCGGTAAATCGGCTCAACTTCCTTTGCATGTTTGGTTACCGGACGCCATGGAAGGGCCCACGCCTGTTTCGGCTCTCATTCACGCTGCCACGATGGTGACGGCGGGAGTGTACCTCGTCGTGCGACTGAGGCATGTCTTTTTAGCAACCCCCGATACTCTGCATTTAGTGGGGTATGTAGGAGCTACTACTGCCTTATTTGCAGCTTTATGCGCTTTAGCCCAACATGATCTTAAGCGCGTTCTAGCCTACTCTACTGTCAGCCAATTAGGCTATATGTTTTTAGCTTGCGGAACAGGAGCGTTTTATGCAGCGCTGTTTCACTTAACCACGCATGCGTTTGTCAAAGCTCTCCTCTTTCTTTCCGCGGGGAACGTAGTGCATAGGATGCAAGGAAGTACAGATATGCGAAAGATGGGGGGATTATACAAGGTGCTACCTAAAACGGATCTTTTCTTTTTAATAGGCGTATTAGCCTTGTCGGGGATTCCCCCTTTGTCAGCGTTCTTTAGCAAGGACTTAATTTTAGAAAAAGGTTATCTGAGCGGTTTTAAAAAACTATTTTACGTAGGATGGTTGACTTCTCTTTTAACAGCTTTTTACTTAACACGGGCTTATGTCCTGGCCTTCAGGGGAAAAATGTCTGTGGAAGCTAAGGCATTGAAAACGATTAAAGAAGCACCTGCTGTCATGATTTGGCCGGTTGCCTTGCTGGCCTTGCTATCGATATTTGGAGGGTTTTTAGGGTTTGGGGTGGGGGAGCCGGCCCTTTTAGAACATTTCTTGGCAGGGCATGACCCAAGTATGGAAGAGGAAGTATTGCACACAAATCTATTCCGGTCTTTTGAGACATGGTTATCCATTATAGGGGGAATTTTATCAGTGGGTGCAGCTGTCTTTGCTTATACTCGTTATTCAGAGCAGTTAAAAAAAACGCTCCCTTTGTTCAACAAAGCGTTTTATGTCGATACCCTCTATGAAAGAAGCCTGGTCAGACCTTTAAAAGTTTTAGCCCAGTCTACTACCCGTTTTTTTGAACCTCTTGTATTTGGCGGATCGATAAAAATTCTAAGCGGCGGAGTGCAAAGAGGGGCAGGCTATTTACAGAAAATTCAAAGCGGGCAGATCCGTTCCTATGTGGCTTGGATGGTGATAGGAATAGTCATTTTGGTTTTTTACTTAGGATTTTGA
- the nuoK gene encoding NADH-quinone oxidoreductase subunit NuoK, which translates to MDILLIIFISMAMFSIGVVGVLARRNALIFILSIELMLNAANLLFVAFAYHWGNQIGLMWVFFVLVVAAAEAAVGLAIMIHLFRTKQGVDVDQFNTLRG; encoded by the coding sequence ATGGATATTTTGCTGATTATTTTTATCAGTATGGCCATGTTTTCGATTGGCGTTGTGGGAGTATTGGCTAGGCGCAATGCGCTAATTTTTATTCTCTCTATAGAACTCATGCTTAACGCGGCCAATCTTCTCTTTGTCGCTTTTGCGTATCACTGGGGAAACCAAATTGGCTTAATGTGGGTTTTCTTTGTCTTGGTGGTAGCTGCCGCAGAAGCCGCAGTAGGTTTAGCGATTATGATTCATCTATTTCGCACAAAACAGGGGGTAGATGTGGATCAATTCAATACGTTGAGAGGATAA
- a CDS encoding NADH-quinone oxidoreductase subunit J has protein sequence MSGLPNVAEWVFGAILILSSLGVILARKPIYASLSFLLTLLALAGLYQQLSAPFIAVMQVLVYAGAILVIFMFVIVLFQDAHEKMERIRAKSAPFLLFAAGGLFLFTLLFLSTRFFYLTTSNGPPEAEAFGSVETLGKALYADFFFPFEAVTLLFLMAVIGVVFIARKGE, from the coding sequence ATGTCAGGACTTCCGAACGTTGCTGAATGGGTTTTTGGAGCCATTCTTATTTTATCCTCTCTGGGGGTGATTTTGGCGCGTAAGCCTATCTACGCAAGCCTTTCATTTCTGTTGACCTTATTGGCCCTTGCAGGGTTGTATCAACAACTTTCTGCTCCCTTTATTGCGGTCATGCAGGTTTTAGTGTATGCCGGGGCAATCTTAGTCATCTTCATGTTTGTGATCGTTCTTTTTCAGGACGCCCATGAAAAAATGGAGCGTATTAGAGCAAAAAGTGCCCCCTTTTTGTTATTTGCAGCAGGAGGATTATTTTTATTCACCCTGCTGTTCCTAAGTACGCGCTTTTTTTACCTGACTACCTCCAATGGTCCCCCGGAAGCTGAAGCCTTTGGCTCTGTGGAAACCCTGGGAAAAGCCCTTTATGCCGATTTCTTTTTCCCATTTGAGGCCGTGACTTTACTTTTTTTGATGGCGGTGATTGGGGTTGTGTTTATTGCAAGGAAGGGGGAATGA
- the nuoI gene encoding NADH-quinone oxidoreductase subunit NuoI encodes MKETLKQVLAMLRGLFIVLKHMFVKPVTLSYPEEKRQLPERSRGRHYLTKWEDGKERCVGCELCAIACPAQAIYVKPSENKPHHEHSHGERYAADFQINMLRCIFCGYCEEACPTGAIVLGNQYELSGYTRESLIYTKDMLTEKNPGDSGRDPKREI; translated from the coding sequence ATGAAAGAAACGCTCAAACAAGTTTTAGCCATGCTGCGAGGTTTATTCATTGTGCTTAAGCACATGTTTGTCAAACCCGTCACGCTTTCCTACCCTGAAGAAAAGCGCCAGTTACCGGAGCGCTCGCGAGGACGCCATTACCTCACTAAATGGGAAGATGGGAAAGAACGGTGCGTGGGGTGTGAGTTATGTGCTATCGCCTGTCCCGCGCAAGCTATCTATGTCAAGCCTTCTGAAAATAAGCCTCACCATGAGCATTCGCATGGGGAACGGTATGCAGCCGATTTTCAAATCAATATGCTTCGTTGCATTTTTTGTGGATATTGTGAAGAAGCTTGTCCGACGGGAGCGATTGTGTTAGGAAATCAATATGAGTTGTCTGGATATACGCGCGAATCGCTCATCTATACTAAAGATATGTTGACTGAGAAAAATCCGGGTGATTCAGGCCGCGATCCGAAACGGGAGATTTGA